A genomic segment from Triticum dicoccoides isolate Atlit2015 ecotype Zavitan chromosome 1A, WEW_v2.0, whole genome shotgun sequence encodes:
- the LOC119304997 gene encoding uncharacterized protein LOC119304997, whose translation MPRPARTATMAAVRCAARSLGGSLLQRTQAAVAEEGRRLVPSRFMRSRQLSTKHAGKIPKELEPSEVDAQYKLARAKLGATLDKLEKEQADKTMLRLKSIGRAIDGVINGVVKLAAFCMVTAVAFGGEGVEAQAVTKGSQ comes from the exons ATGCCCAGACCCGCAAG gacggcgacgatggcggcggttCGGTGCGCGGCGAGGAGCCTCGGTGGCTCACTGCTCCAGCGAACGCAGGCGGCGGTCGCGGAGGAGGGACGCCGGCTCGTGCCAAGCAGGTTCATGCGCTCCCGCCAGCTCTCCACCAAG CATGCTGGCAAGATCCCGAAGGAACTGGAGCCGTCTGAAGTGGACGCTCAGTATAAGCTGGCGAGGGCGAAGCTGGGTGCAACGTTAGATAAGTTGGAGAAGGAACAGGCAGATAAGACTATGTT GCGCTTGAAATCCATCGGACGTGCGATTGACGGCGTGATCAATGGAGTTGTCAAGTTGGCAGCTTTCTGTATGGTTACTGCTGTTGCTTTTGGTGGCGAAGGGGTAGAAGCACAGGCTGTTACCAAGGGAAGCCAGTGA